A single genomic interval of Spinacia oleracea cultivar Varoflay chromosome 6, BTI_SOV_V1, whole genome shotgun sequence harbors:
- the LOC110804611 gene encoding uncharacterized protein encodes MDRSWISNSKPGDPQYEAGIRDFVNFAVKNAGDRSRLPCPCFKCHNFLYRRIDEILGHLRKNAFDRTYTRWIWHGENYERTRTSDSGNHVHDVHEGPNVNDIPNANEGDRLGDMIRAAQDKFAENPATFEGVLKDSKTPLYPGCSKYTRLSSILRLYNVKAGHGLTDQCFDEVLEVFKDMLPDDNVFASGAYEAKKILISMGLPYEKIHACPNDCILYRNERESLKNCPVCNASRYKEKEGVSAKEKGVKVFDAHQNETFNLRAMLFCTIQGFPAYGNLLGDTVKGETAYPLCEDGMKGKWLRNSKKMVYFDHRPFLPCDHPYRKL; translated from the exons ATGGATCGAAGTTGGATATCAAATTCAAAACCGGGTGACCCGCAATATGAAGCTGGAATAAGGGATTTCGTCAATTTTGCGGTTAAGAATGCCGGAGATCGTTCTAGGTTACCATGCCCTTGCTTCAAATGCCATAATTTTTTGTATAGACGGATAGATGAAATTCTCGGTCATTTGAGAAAGAATGCTTTCGATAGAACATATACCCGTTGGATTTGGCATGGAGAAAACTATGAAAGAACTCGTACAAGTGATTCTGGGAACCATGTTCATGATGTTCATGAAGGTCCTAATGTTAATGACATCCCTAATGCTAATGAGGGTGATAGGTTAGGAGACATGATACGTGCAGCTCAAGATAAGTTCGCTGAAAATCCTGCCACATTTGAGGGGGTGTTAAAAGATTCTAAAACACCCTTATATCCAGGTTGCAGCAAGTATACAAGACTATCTAGTATACTTAGATTATATAATGTGAAGGCAGGTCATGGTTTAACtgatcaatgttttgatgaagtacttgaagttttcaaagacaTGCTTCCTGATGATAATGTCTTTGCAAGTGGTGCATATGAGGCTAAAAAGATATTGATCTCGATGGGCTTGCCATACGAGAAAATTCATGCTTGTCCTAACGATTGCATACTCTATCGAAATGAGCGTGAATCATTAAAGAATTGCCCAGTATGCAATGCCTCGCGATACAAGGAGAAGGAAGGAGTGTCGGCTAAG GAAAAAGGTGTCAAAGTTTTTGATGCACATCAAAATGAGACCTTTAATCTGAGAGCAATGTTGTTTTGCACCATCCAAGGTTTTCCGGCATATGGTAATCTTTTGGGGGATACTGTGAAAGGGGAAACTGCTTATCCCTTATGTGAGGATGGTATGAAGGGAAAGTGGCTAAGGAATTCTAAGAAGATGGTTTACTTTGATCATCGTCCGTTTTTGCCCTGTGATCATCCATACCGcaagctgtag